The window GCCTAGTCATGTAAGAAGAGCCAAGTATGTGATTTTTACAGCCATATCACCTTTTTCATGGATCATTTAGGGAAAATTCTTATATAGAAttagattggactaaatgacttctgggGTCTATTTTAATTCTGAGGATAAATGCTTCTAGAATCCTCAGAGGGAATAACCTTCTAGAAATTCTGCCTCTTTTACTCAGGTTATTTTTGACATTTCTAGCTAATATAAGAAACACATAAAATGTCCCTGTCATTGTTTGAGATTAACTTTTCTATTAAGTCTTAGATGGAGAACTAAGTTCATTCCCTCTAGAAACAACTTCCCAGACTGAATAGTCCCATTTCTTCCATCTATCTTTTGTCCACAACATTGTTAGTGTGGGCCACATGCtatagtgagatttttttttctttttaaaccagAAGACCTTAGGATAGGAAGTTAAAACATACTAGTTGGAATAGATATTACAGTCTACTCTAGAGTATCAGAATGTTGAGGAGTTCTAGAATATGTGTCAGAACCTGAAGAACTTTTCAAAGCTGATGAAAGAGGATCTCAGAGAGGTGCCATTTCATATATATGGTCCTCAGACCTCTCAGGTGAGCCTCAGCAACAAAAGCTCACCAAAAACTGGCAGGTTGACTCCGTCACTACTAGCTATGTGTAGCTTCAGCATATACGAAAAGGGAAAACACACAAGCCTACAGATTCTCCTCTCATACAAGactataattcattttaaatgatcTAAGAGTTTCTAGTAGACAGTAAACTCATTATAAGTCAACAGTAATAGGGCAGATAAAATAACCTGAATAAAGTTTATACTACATTAAAGGAGGCATAGCTTCCACAAAGGAGGTGATTAGCCCAttgtcttcatctgaaattttgtGTTTACTTTTGAGTACCACAATTTAGAAAGGGCATTAACAATCTGGAAAGGATGCAAGGGAAAATAGCCAGAATAATGAAAGACCTATGAAGATTAGCTGAAGGAAATTGAGTTACTTggccaaaaaggaagaaaacatgagATAACTGTCTGAACAACTGAAGATAACTGAAGATGactttcttcacatttttaaagGAACATTACGGGGGAGAGAAATAGCATCTGTTCTCTAAGGACTCAGAGGGTAGAGTGAAGGATCCAATAGAACTTGAAAATTGGTGTATTTTTGCTTAATAGAAACAGAAGTGAGAGCAAACATGGAATAGGCTCTTTAATGAAACTAAGAGGTTTTCTTTTCATGGTGGTATTCAAGGAAAGGGTAGGTGCCCTTTTGCCAGGTATACTATACAGTGGATTTTTACATGTGGTATAGTTTTATACTATACATCCTATGggatcctttccatttttatgagaatttatgattacaatttaaaaatcagtgaTCTAACCCTTTTTTCATACCAgctcactacacacacacacacacacacacacacacacacaaaatcattttattcatattttatgaatcagttctttctctgggagcaAAAGTATCTTCCTTCATGTGCTTCTTGTTTTTAAACTGGGTATTTAATAgcgtcaaaatgacttagtctcTCAAAGGTGtcataaaacaatattgctgttattatatacaatggtctcttagttctacttatttcatttttcatcatttcatgtaaattttcccatgtttttctgagaacaatgaaatcatcatttattattgTCCAGTGATAATATATCATGTTGATATATACCACGACTTATTGAGGCATTCCCTAATTAATGTGCATGCCCCAAATTTCtggttctttgtcactacaattagagctgttataaatactttagaaaatgtagattatttcctttttctctaattctttttggAAAGAGTCCTAGTATTACTATAGACTGGTCAAAACatataggcagtttaataacttttggccTTATACCTTATTGTTTTGCAAAATGGTTGGGCCAGTTCAtggttccaccaacaatgaattagtgttccaattttccacatGTACTCTATTATTTGTCTCTTTGCCTTTCACTCATTTTAGCCTATCTGATTTTTCAAGGCTATTTAATTTGTtatataatcaataatgatttaaagcatttttcatattactataagttattttgatttcttcattgaaaaaaaatgcctttttgcATCTTTTAACCACTtaatcaactgaggaatggcatTCCTTTCTTTATCTTAATGCTCAATGGTTATTGATTCTTTGAGcaaatttgaaatgtttttaagtTGTTCATTATGAAATgtgattgtttttgtttgaaGGGCTGTATAAACTAGAAAAAACTATAGATATTTTTACGTTCACAGACTTAATCTTGTGTAGAGGTTGCATGTAGAAATGAGAATTGTCCAAAAAGATATTAAGTGGCAGattcagggaagaaaataagaaattctaaatcaaaattttatgttctttccatttcacataAAAGGATAATTGCATTTTCATGtccttcttatttctctttctcagcaGAAAAATCAACCAAATAGTCCCAGAAAACCAAACACAATTCAATGAATTTATCCTTCTGCGATTTTCTGAGAAACCAGAGCAGCAGGGGCCCCTCTTTGGGCTTTTTTTGGGCATATACTTGGTCACAGTAGTTGGAAACTTGCTCATAATGTTGGCTATTACCTTTGACTCTCACCTCCATACCCCTATGTACTTCTTCCTTTCCAACTTGTCCTTTGTGGATTTCTGTATGGTATCTACCACAGTCCCCAAGATGTTAGTGAGCATCTTGACAGAAAACAAGGCCATCTCCTATGTTGACTGTCTTGTCCAGATGTACTTCTTTATGGCTTTTGCTGCTTTGGACAATTTCCTCCTTGCTGCAATGGCCTATGATCGTTTTGTGGCTATCTGTCACCCTCTACGCTATACAGTTATAATGAATCCTAGGCTGTGTGGCCTGCTGGTGCTGCTTTCCTGGATAATAAGCATTCTAAATACTCTTCTTCTCATTCTGAATGTAAAACAACTCTCCTTCTGCACAGACCAGGAAATCCAGCACTTCTTTTGTGATCTTTCTGAGGTTCTGAAACTCTCTTGTTCTGATACTTTTATCACTTATGTCTTGCTATATTTTGCTGCTGGATTACTGGGTATGATACCCTTCGCAGGGATCCTTTTCTCTTATGCTCagatcttttcttccattttgaaaGTCCCATCTCCCCAAGGTAAATATAAAGCCTTTTCTACTTGTGGATCTCACCTCTCTGTTGTTTCCTTATTCTATGGCACAGGGTTTGGAGTATATTTGTGCTCCTTAGTTACTCACTCTTCCTGGAAGAAAACAGTTGCTTCTGCAATGTATGCTGTGATAACCCCCCTGTTAAACCCCTTTATCTATACACTAAGGAATAAGGACATTAAAAATGCCCTTAGGAAACTCATTAGCAGAATATCTTCCTTTGAGTGATGAGGCTGGCTAAGGGTCTTTGAATGAGACACTGGTACTTTGAGGGAAAATGTTGGGAGGTAGAAATCTTGgacttttcatttctctccccaCTCAAATCTTTCCCCATTTACCCATTAAAAGTGTTTTCTTCTAAAGTATAAGTTTCACTGTCATCCTTCCCCTGCTGAATAatagtgactccctattgcctctaggaccTAATACAAAACCCACCATTTGGTATTAAATCTCTTCATAACCTAGCCACTTTAAATCTTTTCAGTAATATCTTATTTCCAGCATGTATTCTTGGTTCCAGTGGCAAAAGCCTTTCTGCTGTTCCTTGAGCAAGACTGTTCCCTATGTCTGAAAAGCTCTCTGCTCAACTCCACCTACcagtttcttttgcttcttttaagtcctaagttaaaaaaaaaaccacacatacaaaacaaaaaaaacaacccaacttTTACTGGAGGCattt of the Sarcophilus harrisii chromosome 1, mSarHar1.11, whole genome shotgun sequence genome contains:
- the LOC100925321 gene encoding olfactory receptor 7D4-like, which codes for MRKINQIVPENQTQFNEFILLRFSEKPEQQGPLFGLFLGIYLVTVVGNLLIMLAITFDSHLHTPMYFFLSNLSFVDFCMVSTTVPKMLVSILTENKAISYVDCLVQMYFFMAFAALDNFLLAAMAYDRFVAICHPLRYTVIMNPRLCGLLVLLSWLSVVSLFYGTGFGVYLCSLVTHSSWKKTVASAMYAVITPLLNPFIYTLRNKDIKNALRKLISRISSFE